The nucleotide window ACCGCGTAGGCGACAGCGAGCGCCGGGGCGTCGCGGACGTCGAGCAGGGAGAGCACCACTTCCTGTGGGTCGCCGGTCTGATCGGCCGTGGCGTTGCCGGGGTGTCCGGGGAGCGGGCTGACTCCCACAAGGGGCGACAGCGGCGCCTGCCTGCTGCAGGATGCCAGGACCAGCGCCAGCCCCAGGGCCAGAAGCTGCGCGGCGATCCTGGCGGGGCCGGTTCTCTCAGGAATCTGCTGGTGCGGACTCATGGGCTCTCCTCCGGGGGGTAGTTGCCACCTGAATTTGATGCGAGAAATGTCTCAAAGTTCCGCGCCTACAGCGTCTTCTCGGCTGTTCCGGGCACCTTCCCCGGCCCCGCTGCCGCCGGTCCCCCCAGCACCACGAACCCCGCCCAGTCCAGCGGATGGATCCCGTCCCGGTTGCACCCGGACTGCACGTCCGCCAGGGCGCCCGCCGGACCCGCCCCGGCCGCCATGCGCCCGTAGACGGCCGACATGAGCCGGGAGGTGGCCCGATCGTCCACATCCCATTGCGACGCGATCACCGCACCCGCTCCCGCCACGAGGAAGGAGCGCGCCAGCCCGAACCACTCCTCGCCCGGCCGGACCAGGGCCCGGGCCGTCTGGCAGGCGGAAAGCGTGACCCAGCGGGCTCGGAGGCGCAGCCCCGCCAGCTCCGAGGCGAGCAGCCAGCGGTCGGAGAGCTGCAGCCCGCTGGCATTCGGGGCATCCGCGCGCTAGTGACCGTGGCCCGCAAAATGGATCCACTCGGCGCGCGGGGCCAGATCCAGGAATCGCTCCGCCGTGGCCTCCGCACCCGCCAGCAGTCTGGCCTGCGGAAATTCCCGCAGCAGCGCGCGGGTCTCCGGCTCCACGTTCTCCAACTCGCCGGCGTCCGCGGCCACGATCAGGGGCGGGGAGGTGGCCGTGGGACTCGCGGTCCGCGCGCCCGCCAGGCCCAGGCGCAGGCCCGGGACCACCACCAGGCTCATGGCCTCGCACAACGCCCGGCCGTCGGGCAGCGGCAGCGCGGCCCATGGCAGCCGCGCCAGCGGCCCCACGGGCGCCACCGCCAGCCCCCGCGGCAGGCCGGCGGGGAGGGACGGCCCCAGCGCGGGCCACAGCGCCAGCGCGGCCAGCTCCGCCAGGGTGGCACCCGGCGCGCCCGCCGGGCCCGGGGCACCCGCGCCGGAGAATGTGGCGCTGCGCAACTGGAACAGCAGCGAGTGCACCAGGCGCGTGACCTGAGCCTCGTTGGCCATTCCCAGCCGGCCGGAGAGGCGGTGACGGCCGGCGGTGATCGCACCCAGGCTGCCCCGGTGGAGCAGGTAGTCAATGAGCAGCACATCCTGGGGCAGTGCCTTCTGCAGCGCGGCGGCGCGGATCATCCGGGGCGCGGCGCGCAGCGCGCGCCGCAGCGCCGGCGACTCCGGGCCGGGCTCCACGGGGCGCCGCCCCGCCGGCGTGGCCTCGGGCACGGCTTCGCCCGAACGGGCGGTGCGCTCCCGCTCGCGGGCCATTCGCGCCGCGGCCCACGCGCGGACCTTGCCGGGAATCTCCCCGCCCCTGCCGCCGCCGCGCGCCGTGGGGCCGACCAGGGCGCGCCCGCGCCCGCCTTCCAGGGCCTCCAGCGCCTCGGCCACCCGGCCCTGCTCCAGCTCCAGCGCAGCGAGCTCGCGGTGTGGCCAGCCCCACTCGCCCCAGAACGTGGACCGCCACTGCTCGTCGAGGACGCGCGCCGCCAGCCGTTCCGACTCCCGCGCCGCCCGGCGCAGGAAGCGCCGCGCGGCGGCCAGATCTCCCGCGGCGCGCGCCACGCCGGCTTCCGCGGCCAGCGCCAGGTGCCGCAGCCGCGGGGAGGCCGGGCGCCGGCCCGGGCCGCGCAGGCGCGCAAGGCAGGCCGCGGCGCGCCTGCGCTCACCGCCCTCCAGCAGGGCGCGCGCCAGGAGCGCCAGCGAGCAGCCTTCACGCTCGGAGTCGCCGGCACGCGCGAAGCGCCTGCGGGCCGCCGAGAGCAGCGCCGCCGCCGCGCGCGGGTTGCCGGCACGCCACCACACCGTGGCGTAGCCCACCAGGGATTCACCGGCCCACACGAGATTCCCCTCGGCGTGGAAGGCAGCCAGGGTGCGCTCCAGCCGTGCGCGCGCCGCTCCCTCCCGGCCGAGCCTGAACTCGGCCAGAGCGGCGAAAGTCTCGGCCTTGGCCTGCTCGTACTTCAGCGTCAGCGCCCCGCATTCCTCCGCGGCCCGGAGCGCCTCCTCGAGCGCCCGCTCGTGCGCTCCCAGCCGCAGCAGGATTTCCGCGCGGTCCAGCGCCGAGAGCGCCGAGAGGGACGGGCTGCCGGAGTCGCGTGCCTGCTCGCGGACGCGGGCCAGCCCCTCCAGCGCCCGTTCGTGGCGGTGCTCCAGGAAGTCGAGGTACGCCAGGCTGTAGTCCCCGTTCAGGGCGTCGAGCGCGTAGCCGCGGCGGGCGTGCGCGGCGCGGGCTCGCCGGTAGAGCGTGCGAGCCTCATCGCAACGGCCCAGCAGGGACAGGCAGTTGCCGATGTTGCCGTCCACCAGGGCCGCGCCGCGGGTGTCCCCGGCGCGGGCCAGGGCGCGCCGGGCGCCGCGGTAGCGCTCCATGGCGCGGTCCGGCCGGTCCAGCCGGTGGTGCAGGTTGCCCTCGTTGTTGAGCAGGCGGGCCAGCGAGACGCGGTCGCCGCTGCGCTGCAGGAGGCCGCGGCCGCGGGCAGCCTCGCGGCGCGCCTCGTCGTAGTGGCCCAGGTACATGAGGGAATCCACGAGCCCGATGGCGCAGCGGCCTTCCTCGCGCGGCTGGCCCGCGCGGCGGAACCAGTCGCGGGCCCGGCGGTAGGCTGCGGCGGCTTCGGAGGTGCGCCGCAGCCCGCGGAGCACGTGGCCCCGCAGCCGCCACAGTTCGCCGCGCACGGACGGTGCGGCGGCCCGGACGGCGCCGGGGAAGCCCGCCCCCAGCAGTTCAAGGGCGCGGTCGGGGCGGGAGCGTCGCAGCTCGTCCACCCGCCGGAGCAGGTCGGCTGCGGACGGCTGGGCGGTGTCGCGCCGCGAACCGGGCGAAGTCCTCATCGGGGTACCTTCGGGGAAAGGGCTAGAGCTCGACGGGGGGGAGGTGGAACGCCCGTTCGAGGCCGGTCACGCTCACGCGGGCCTGCCCGGTGGGGACATGCTCGATGGCGAAGGCACCGCCGGCGTCGGGCCACGCGGCCCGGCGCTCCTCACCCACCTCGACCACGATGGAACAGAGAGCGGGTTCCGGCGCGTCCAGGCGTCCCCGCAGCGTCACCATGCCCTGCGACTCGAGCTCGATCTCCAGTTCGAACCCCTGTCCGCCGAGGGTGTAGCGCAGGCGGCGCGCCTCGCCCACCGCGCGGCGCGCCAGCGCCGGCGCGGGCTGGGCCCACGAGTCGAACAGCAGTTCCGCCACCCGGGCTGCGGCGCGTCGCACCGGGGACTCCCGGGGCCTGTCCTGGAAGACGGACAACGCCCGCGCGCGCACCGCGTCCGGCACCTCCGGGGTGCGGTCCAGGCGCATCAACTCGAGCGTCCGGCCCACCTCCCGGACGCGCTCGCGGCAGTCGGGGCAGGGCGACGCGAGGTGCACCTCCACGGGGGCCCGCTGCGCCTCGGTGAGGCGGTTCTCCAGGTAGTCGAGGGCGACCTGGGTGTCGATGTGGGGGGACTTCCCGGGTGAGCGCTTCATTCCGCTCTCTCCATGGTCTTGCCCGGGCCGGCCTCGCGGGGCGTCCGCGGGGCCCGGCCGGAGCGCGGGGACTTCTTCGTTCCAGGAGGAGAGGTGGGGGATGCCAATTCGGAAATACCGCCGTCGCCCGAGGCCAGGGCGGCCAGTGCCGCCCGCATGCGGTCAAAGCACCGGGCCCGGGTGGGGCCCAGCGAGCCGATGGGAACCCCGAGCCGCCGGGACAGGTCCGCGTAGGACGGCGTGGGCTCCTCGTAGTACAGCGCCTCCAGGAGCGCCCGGCAGCGGCCCGGGAGCCGGCCCAGGGCCAGGCGAACCAGGGCCTGCTCCTCGAGGAGCTCCAGGTCGGCGTCCGTCTCCGCGGGGCCCGGCAGCCGCTCCAGGCTCTCCGGGTCCGCGGTGGTCAGGGCGTCTTCGCGGCGCTTGCGCAGCGCGGTGGCGCGGGCGATGCGGTCGGCGGTGCTGGAAAGCCATCGGCACAGCGTGCGCGGGTCGCGCATGCGGGGCAGGCCCTTCACCAGGGCGGCGAACACGTCCTGGAACACGTCGGCCATCTCCGGCTCCGCCAGGCGGTAGGAGCGGGCGACGGAGTACACCAGCCGCTCATGGCGGCGCACCAGGGTCTCCCAGGCCCGCGCGTCGCCCCCCAGGCAGAGTTCCACCAGGCGGGCGTCCTCGGTGGGGTCCAGGGACCCGATGCGTGGCGATTCCGACATGCGGGAACAGTATCACAAGAGGGGAATTTCGCGGTGAGAGGTATCAGCGCGACG belongs to Candidatus Eisenbacteria bacterium and includes:
- a CDS encoding CHAT domain-containing protein, translating into MQLSDRWLLASELAGLRLRARWVTLSACQTARALVRPGEEWFGLARSFLVAGAGAVIASQWDVDDRATSRLMSAVYGRMAAGAGPAGALADVQSGCNRDGIHPLDWAGFVVLGGPAAAGPGKVPGTAEKTL
- a CDS encoding CHAT domain-containing protein; translated protein: MRTSPGSRRDTAQPSAADLLRRVDELRRSRPDRALELLGAGFPGAVRAAAPSVRGELWRLRGHVLRGLRRTSEAAAAYRRARDWFRRAGQPREEGRCAIGLVDSLMYLGHYDEARREAARGRGLLQRSGDRVSLARLLNNEGNLHHRLDRPDRAMERYRGARRALARAGDTRGAALVDGNIGNCLSLLGRCDEARTLYRRARAAHARRGYALDALNGDYSLAYLDFLEHRHERALEGLARVREQARDSGSPSLSALSALDRAEILLRLGAHERALEEALRAAEECGALTLKYEQAKAETFAALAEFRLGREGAARARLERTLAAFHAEGNLVWAGESLVGYATVWWRAGNPRAAAALLSAARRRFARAGDSEREGCSLALLARALLEGGERRRAAACLARLRGPGRRPASPRLRHLALAAEAGVARAAGDLAAARRFLRRAARESERLAARVLDEQWRSTFWGEWGWPHRELAALELEQGRVAEALEALEGGRGRALVGPTARGGGRGGEIPGKVRAWAAARMARERERTARSGEAVPEATPAGRRPVEPGPESPALRRALRAAPRMIRAAALQKALPQDVLLIDYLLHRGSLGAITAGRHRLSGRLGMANEAQVTRLVHSLLFQLRSATFSGAGAPGPAGAPGATLAELAALALWPALGPSLPAGLPRGLAVAPVGPLARLPWAALPLPDGRALCEAMSLVVVPGLRLGLAGARTASPTATSPPLIVAADAGELENVEPETRALLREFPQARLLAGAEATAERFLDLAPRAEWIHFAGHGH
- a CDS encoding sigma-70 family RNA polymerase sigma factor, whose product is MSESPRIGSLDPTEDARLVELCLGGDARAWETLVRRHERLVYSVARSYRLAEPEMADVFQDVFAALVKGLPRMRDPRTLCRWLSSTADRIARATALRKRREDALTTADPESLERLPGPAETDADLELLEEQALVRLALGRLPGRCRALLEALYYEEPTPSYADLSRRLGVPIGSLGPTRARCFDRMRAALAALASGDGGISELASPTSPPGTKKSPRSGRAPRTPREAGPGKTMERAE